AATACGATTCAGAAGTCCATCTGCCTATGGTTTTTATAAGATGATCCTTCATTCTCCTGCCTGCGGCTGTAGTAGACGCATCTATACGAAAAGAATGTCCGTTGTATAGATCTTGTTGTAACCCACAAGCTTTTAAAGTAAATCTAAGTTTTGTGATGAAGCCGTTTCGCGTTAAAGGGAGCTCACATTCATGTACAAAAAGTGGGTGGGTAGGAATGGCTGCATTaactctaacgtcaacatactGGTCTAAGGCACACTTGGGGCATATGTCTGTATTTTTACAAAAGGATTTCTGTCTTCGATCTTTTCAGAACTTTTCAGTGGTGACATAACCATTGTTTTCGAACAAAAGGTAGGTCAGTGTGAgccgaatggttaaggtgtcccgacactttatcactagcccctcacctctgggttgcgagttcgaaacctacgtgggccagttgccaggtactgaccgtaggccggtggttgtTCTCTGGGTACTCttgctttcctccacctccaaaacctggcacatccttaaatgaccctggctgttaataggacgtacaacaaaaacaaaccaaaccaaaagtgtGAGCAATAAAGAGAACGGCGAGTCCGAATGAAGTGTTGGGCCCTCTATTTTCCCATAGGCTCACTTATAGGTGGCCATGGATAACTTTAAATTGTAGGATACCACTCCCACGATGCACAgttttacctaataagactgtcCCAACTAGAACTAGCCTAGAGCACTTGTAAGAATTCAATTTAAAGTTACTGATAGGCAATAATTGACTTTCGTAACggtacataaatgtatatgttgatACCAATGATCATAATTATAATGatcgatatacattgtatgtagtttCATGCTACATATAAAAATAAGATAAACCTAATATTGTCATAAAAGTTATTGTGTTACACTTACATTTTACTttacaatttacaatttaatatcaGAGTGTCGTAAGGAATTTGATACGATAAAGAAATCAATGAAGATCACAATATACCATCATTGACTTTGTTTAGGTTACTACAAGGAATTATCAACCTGCGAAATGTAATATTCCTCCTAGGGGCCGGAGGCCGAGAGAAATATCACTTTTGGAAGGTTAACAATTCCTTGTATTATCCTAAGCAAAGTCAATAactgtttattatataaaacGATGCATTATGTCTTATTTAACAAGGTTGGTGTTTTGCTATAAAAATTATTAATGCAACACGATTAAGAAGTAATTAGgatcaatattcatttttacTGGAAAACTTACATTTAAACAAACGCGAGAATGGTATCGAGTTACTGGTGCTTGATGCAGTATGACATCTCAATGAACTTTTTCAATAACATTACATGTTTGTATTGCACGCCTTTGATCTCTTTGAAATGCCGGTAATACGTTATAACCTATTTTCCCTAATAGTTCAGAATTCTTTTTCTTCTTCCGATTATATTCCGTATAacgatatatatatctattatcgCGGTAGTCGATAATGCTTGACAATGAATATATCTTCTAAATCGTCTCCAATATACTAGTACTCTACCAGCTTTTCTTAATGAAAGAAAATTTACTTACACCTGAGGCAATTGGTCATCCTAATAGTTTTGAGCGGGCCtaagttagcagcggattcgttattcgaatccccaataacatatattataagaaaaatacttatctGTAACTGAATCCCCCAATCCACTGCTGCagcggatttgttatttgaatccaatcgtcaaaatgtcaataaaaagaaatatcataaaatcataaaaaattgAATCCCCAATCGGCTTccagcagcggattcgttattcgaatccccgataacgaataacgaatccgctgctaactcCAGCCCGATATTGACAATACAAGAACATTATGCTAGACAGATTGATAAACAGTGCGCGAAGCTGTATGGAACTGTGGGGGATTCACGAAGATAACGAATTCAATAAGTCTCAGAAATATATCGGTGCCTTTACAAGAATACACGTTGAAATATATGTCTCTTTAACGAGAGAGTATGGTGGTTGATTGTGGCCATCTCGTATTTATGGCTGATTGTGGCTATCTCGTCTTTGTGGGTAATTATGGCCATCTCGTAGTTGTGGCTGTTGTGGTCATCTCGTGTTGGCGTGCTGGCGCTTTGGTGCATTCTCTAACAGCGCTAAAGATAGATTTAAGAGATTAAATGACGTCTTGTCGCGTTTAAAACCGCGGCAAAGCACTCACACGCCATAGACCCAAAGCGCCGTCACGCCAAAGAATTTGATAAAATGATTTTGACTTACTTTTCATGGTTGAAAATCATTAAGATTcttattgtcactatacaccGATAAATACCCAGATGTATACACTATACGTAAGATGTGATGAGATTAATATAAGAATGACTTGTATCCATTTATTCCTTTAAAAAGAAAggtcattttttatttttatttttcatagaGTATAGTCACGTTGGGGAATCACTTGGTCCGATATTTTGCATATTTTTCTGTCGAATTGTTCAGTTTTGTTCAGTGTTCAACCACGATTAATCCATTCATTTATTCTTTAATTCCTCTAAAAATGGATACAGAAATAtggatacagaaaaaatcaaaatcataataaatacaGAGCATATTTTTtagttattacagtgtatgagtttcaaaaaagaaagaaaaaatcagATCATGGGTCATCGCGTTCGCGTCGCGTAGCGCTTTTCCCGTGTTTCAGAACCTGTCCTCAGCTACAAGATAAGCATGTGATGCAGCTTCACCAACTGATCGGCCATCATCTGGAGGGTTTTATTATCTCAAATTCTCAAATTGGGACACAATTTCGACTGGAACTCTGTCCCTAACACTAGGAAAGTCTCGATATCACATAGATCCATGACGTCtgtcataaaattatgtataTCTAATCATATGCGTGGCATCTCACTGCGTTACAAATGTTGTATGAGGTTTattagtgggttttttttaatatatatgctTCATCTGTGTTCATTATTCTGTGGAGAGTATGTTTGTAACTTTGACACAAATCTTGCACGAGCAACATTCTGATGATGATTTGGAGTAAAGACAAAGTCAAAGTTTTAATCTACGAACTGGACAGATCTTGTTGGTAGGAACCTCTCCAACTCTGGAAACCTCAATTACACATTACTGTGAAATAGAAAGAAATGTGTACAGGTGTTATGTTAATTATTCCATAGAAATATTTGATGTTATGACGATTTTTATccatttttgtatcattttgcAAGGTACAAGCAAGGACTTTCCCAATCACATGCTCTCTGGCCTGCATCGTATGATGACATTTCTTAAACTATTACACATTGTCTTAacgatatatacattgtacagaaattaaattgtgatatatgacaatgaaataaacaatatagtattgtattttattacaatGACTGTGGATTTGTTTCGTAAATCATTGTACTTATATGTTCTAAGTAATGTTTCACAAAAATGTGACTTAACTTTGTCTGACGAGGAAAAGTGCAGTGGAAATCCATGTCTCCCGCACTATGACAAAGAGGAAGCGGGATCAAATCACCTTGGGAGTGAAGTCTTATTTTctcttcaaaataaaatcacagaaaaagGCAGCATGAAAGATACAAAGTTGTTTCCAAGTGATCTAGTTTTTGGTGTGTAAGATATGATAAAATCTGAAATACTCAGATAAGTCGTTTTAAACAAAGGTTAGGATTGCTCACTTTAAACGAACTTGACTCCCATTTAAATCCACATCGCTGGataaattgttttataaaatggTTGCCGTGTTGAgagttaaatatattttacttaacGTCGCTATTTGGCGTATCAACTCAAAATGTTTGGTTGTAATTTTACGAAACTGAAGTTATTCGGGTCTTCATCAGTTTTTTTCCTTCATTTTCTCTGGTCACTAATAAAGTATAAATGCATCAGAAAATTCTGTTCAATAACATCAGTGGTTTTAATtcaagagttatgtccctttacaCAGAGATAATGCAATTAAAAATACAATGATTTTTATAAGAGTTCGCGTTAAACAATATCTCAAGTATGCATAGCAAATGGAGTACAGAGAAAgaaatgatatcacaaatgtttAGTATGCACATTATTAGAGCGGATATCCATTCCCTGCCTACACTGCACtacgaccatctgtcagaaagtgtccgtccgtcgtccagacCTACATATACGTTAATGCACAAATACTAATTCATTTTCAACtgttaaattatcaaatatgtCTAGCCATTTTGTAAGCTGCTGATAATTTTTTACAACAAGGAGACAGTCGACACATACAATCACTTTGTCACCTGATATATTAATGTtgcttttatataaacatatctttatataatacattctGTACCATTGTATGCATGTTTATGGAAAAGGACGTTTATTAGTTGCACAATTTGCGTCCAATTccgttttcattttttcatataaaatatgtttaaactaagtCAACACATACAGAATTGGAAAACTTAATCAATTTGTCtcgttatattttttttaattacatgtaacgATAGGATGTCACTGACAAAGATTACTTATACTTGGTATGACgtaatgattttataatattcAAAGGAAACAGGGAATGGAGGATATGTGTTTGCAAGGGGATATAGACAAAAGAAAAGCCTAATgaatagaataaaaaaatattattcagACCATTGCGGCTGAAACGCGAATGAAATGAACAGgccacaacacaatacaatacaatacaatacaatacaatacaatacaatacaccatacaatacaatacaataaatacgTATTATGCAATACATGAACTTGGAAcgcaaaattaaattatgaaatatccGTTCTATAATCGCACACACCTGATTCAACACATccaagaaaatatttacatttctaataatatttcaaaatttcgaCATTTGAAAAAGTTCGACCGAAATCCGATTCGTAGATAGATTTGAAATTTCCAGTTTACAGAGTTCGGAATTGCCGTTCTTAAAAGAAATATGGTGTATTTCCATTTATGTTTCGATATTAACAATAAGaagaatatcaatatacattggAAAAAGACTGACAATTCTTATGAAGATCAACAAATTCAAAATTTGGGTGTTAGACAAGACAGTAGTGTTATATTTCACCTATAACCGGCTTGTAACATTATCTGAGCCCTACCtattacatacagtctacaaTTAACACCTGTCTGTCATTGGTATGCTTATCGATAAAGTTTACTTAgcttacatttatatatttgtaattaatcAGACCTCAGAAAGCAGTAAAAGATAATTTTTTCACCAATtggaaattaaattttaaaatgctaAGGTTCGGTGGTATTATTAAAATCGaccatattttttaaataaacaatgaaatcGACATTTCAGTGTTTATAAAAATGGTTCTGTAAGCATACCATGTTACAAATAAAGGAGACGGTGTTAGGGGATTTAAACTTTACTCAAATTTAAAATCCGAATATGATTGAACAGGAGACGtgtgtatgtaaatataacaatggcACGAGATCTCTCTACCGTGACGTACCGGTATTATAATTTTTGTGTACATGCTTGTAATCAGTCTCGCTCGCGACATTTGAACAATGTAGAGGAAATGTTTTCGCTGTACGtccaatatattgtatataatccAATAATCTATTGGTCTTCTTGGATTATACTCATTTCGGATATCTCAATGAATATTACGTAAGCTTTATGCATTTATTCTTTTTACATTTCCGGTTGTGAATAATTAACTCCGTGGATGTAAAAACACAATTACCTTTTTCCCTATAGGGTGTGTATTTAAGTATTTAACAGGTTGATCCACATGGGCTTTGAGAACTATCGTTCACGGCTGGTAAGGTAGTATGTGTGTAGCGATTGATTTATATGTATACGTGACTCTTGAGATGGATCCATCCGACAACGGATGTTATGGGCTTTACAGTGTGTGATTTCATACATAATTGATGGAGGGAAACCCGTGGCAACCTCATCATGTTCAGTACCAGCAGCCACCACCGGCACACGAGGAAGAGAGACTATGTAACTCCCGAGAAGGAACGGCAGTGTTTGGACAGGCCGAAGGTTCACAGACAGAGGGGCTAGCACTCAGAGATCCCTGTCTAATAAGAGACGACTGTGATGAACAGGTCGAAACTGATAACCGTTCACGTCAGACGCAGCTGCCCCAGATGCAGAATCATTTGGCGGGAAACGAACAGCAACAACTGACGGTGACTGAACAGAATGGTCTTGTACCTAGAAATCAGAGACATGTGGACTTAGATCAGATTGTGCGATCTGAAAGTTTCGTAGATTGTCCTCAGACACAAGAGCCACCGGCACCACATGTTCCTGTACGACCGGAAGTGTCAACGTCATTTCCTGTTGTTTCACACGCGCCTCATAGTAGCGAAAATCGTCAAAATGGACATTCTCTGTGTAATCCACAGGATTCTAATACAGGCCGGGGTCGTACCCGGATAGACATGGCTTTGCTGACAGCTCCACCCCCCGGGCAGGAGGAAGAGGAAACGGAGGCAGTTGATGAGTTCATTGTGCCAATTCTCCCAATCCCCATGGCAATCGCATGCTGTCTAATGAACTTCGCGGCGCCGGGACTAGGTAAGTCTCGAGAGTTTTGGCCATCACTATCAGGCCCGATTTTTCATCcgaaatgttgttttttttttttgcgtgtAGTTTGTGCATCacaaatatcaaggtcattagttgacatgttggccaggtaatacaggtaaatttcaaaatgttggctaagtgagaataaACCGTTCAGACCTGTCCGATTCAGAGTTTTCGTAAGGCACGGGGTTTTGAATAGTTAGTATTGTAACTTTTTACATGGATAAAGTGTTACAATCCCCTGTAATTATTTCTcttaaaattatgataattaactTTTAGAAGAATGTACTTTAAGTTAacgcatttaaaaaaaatccttgaaTGTTGATTCACTTTAAAGTATGTTTAACTATGAATAATTATTCTAGTTTTAAAAGTAATCTTAGCTGTACATGTCAATTATCAATGACGTATTTAACAGATATTGTCCAATATGCTGTTTTGCCTCGATCCTGCGTGTCAAACTAATCAGTATATTGACAGAAATaactacatttttgttttctttattctttttttctctctctctgttTCCCTTTTCTATtgacatatacatttttgtcGCGCACATACATggacatgtatttatttaatgacTGAAAAGTAAATTCACTCTGAATAGATCGACAAAACATAATTACTATCCTAAAGTAATTATCTTATTATGTATAATGAATAGGCTTTCCGTGTGaactttttttcaataaacaaataacaattTGTGCAATTTACAGATTTTCGATGAATTTGCCCCCTGGTTTACTTAAATGCCCATTACATGTGCATGTTGGCAGCATTTCTGTTGAATTTATGAACACTAAGGACCTATTATAAAAATCAATTGTATTGTGTGTAAAAAGCTTTTCCTTCTCACTGAGATATCAAATTATCgttttaaaaataattgtgCGTGTTTCTAAATAATAAATATGGACAATTTACAGCTCAAGTAGAGGTAGAATccatattaaaacatattcatgaaaaaaacccatcaaAACATGTTCTTGcataaatacagtgtacatacatattgcTTGAATACGGTTTAATGCTAGTGTTACTAGAAACTTCTCTGACGTAGTGGAACAGCGAACCAGGCTAAAACTAGATTCGTTACTTAGGAACAAACGTGAACATTGgctttttttaacataaaataaaGGATTCAAACCCCGACCGTCTTGTCGAATACTAAGTATGATGTCCTTCCTTGCTTAAATGATGTAACAAATCTCTGTTTAAACGTTAGTTTCAATCTTAACATAACATTCTTTGTTACCAACGCACAACAATCCGTGTTAATGCGTCTTCATTTAACTCCCTTCCAGGATGTAAATTTATGTAATTTGAATACTATTGCTAAATATATCGATATGTATATGTGACTTTTGTAAATACACGTATATTGTGCATACAAAGATATCATCATTTGcattaatttacatttataaaatattaaaaaggaAATATTCGTAAATAGACTGTATTCAATTTTGTTGCAGTTGGCCGACTTACAATGTAGCACGACATATGGGTTAGATGTTGCAAGACcgtaaaaacaaacaaacaaacaaacaaacaaataaataaataaataaacaaataaacaagaaGTAGggtgtactatatataaataattactgttaatcaataaatatgtTCCAATGTATCAAGTGATTACTCTTTTGTCTAGGGACCATCGTGGCGGGAATGTGCATGCCATGTTGTGGCGATGCCGAGGAGATGTCTCGGCGCCGGAAGTTATGTTCTGGCGCAGCCGTAGTTGGTGTGGGGTTCCTGCAGCTTCTTCTTACAGCCTGTTTCCTTGTTGGTTGGATTTGGAGCGCCATCTGGGGGTTGTCCCTCGTTGGTACATCATGTAAGTTCAATaaccatttatataaaatgttaaaatattatcattCTTATTTTACCAGGATGTATTTAGTAACTTCAAAATAAGCAAGAGCATTTTCACCTTTGACATTTTCTATTTACGGCGTTACGTTCATGTGACAATAAATGCAATTAGTTGACGTGACGAACATTGGTGTGGTAATAGTATGTGACAAAGACCGGAGCATATGACAATAGATGACAATAGATGACAATCAAAATCAccgtaatacatgtacagtgtatatcacaATAAATAGCATGTGACAATAACCGGAGCATATGGCAACAATGCAGGTATGTGAACATTGTAATTatcatattacaatgtatatagcaaTATATGGTAGATATTGTATGTGATAATAACTGTAATACGTGTGCATACATTGTAATGGAAAGAACCGTAATATGTGACAAAAAGTGTATGAGTTGTTTAGTGTGTGACGATATCTATTACATTACATTAACCCTACTATATGATAATAACCGCAATATGTGATAATAACAGTAATTAGATGATAATAACCGAAATGTTGGACTATAAACATATTACGAAACATTATATGTGACTTGTGACTTGTCTGAAATGTGACTTCTATGTTTTTGGACACAACAAGATTTATTGACAGAATAACCATCAGTTTCAGACCAATTCACCTggttacaaatgtatttatgaCATGCTATTTCTGTTTCATTTAAGAACCCCATCCCACCCTGCActagttatatatttaaatcatgCGATATTTTTGCGTTGAAATGACAGTGGATTACTACGAAAAGCCGCAAGAAGTATCCAGCTGGAGAAATCGTGTCAGCAGTGCGCGCGCACAGTCAGACAGTACATGTGGATGCTTTTCCCGGCCACTAGGCTCCGGCAGAAGACGGCCTCGTTCTAATTTCATCTACCCGATGAGGGCGCCATCTGACATCGACCGAGATAGCCCGCCACCACCCTACGTGATGTTTGCCACACCCCCTCCTTCCTACAGCCCGCCATCCCCTGCAGTTGGCGCCAACAGTAACGCTGGTCAGGTGAGTTCTTTTGAAAAGAAGATACATTAAGCTTAGGTCTTTTCACGTGCATGTATAAATATGGTTATCGGATATCTACGGGTCTTTCCATAAGGCACAGCCAAAATAGTTTTTGATGAAAATTCCGAAGTTTGACGTTACTCTATGAAGTCAGCCAAGTAGCCCTATTCCACTGCTACCAGAGTATcttaaaatatcattaataacatattcctgttaaaatatGATCTAACGAGATGGCGATCCTCATGCTGAAAATAGTTTCCGATGAGACTGTTTAGAGGGCGGGTCGGCCCCTTCCCTCCCTTTCACTATGGCAGGAGTCGGCCCTCATCAGATTTTAAAAGTCTGATAAAACATGAAAACCCTTCGAATTAACTTATAATCTATAAGAGCCCAAagttatatttaattatttcccCCGCCTTTCCTCATTAGACCTCACTGCGCATACTTTTTAGCGACGAAATGGGCGGGAATTAAAACAAAGTTTTAAGACAAACACCTTACACCCCATAAGTAGATAAAGGCTGTTCGATGGCCATCGCATTGTTCATGCCATCAACAAATATATGATTTCCAGTATAAATGATATGTAACCTGAATTGATAGCGAAGATGCGAATAATGTGACTGGTTATCAAGCCCTGATTTAAGTAGAGAGAGTTATGGGCCTTTGTT
Above is a window of Pecten maximus chromosome 7, xPecMax1.1, whole genome shotgun sequence DNA encoding:
- the LOC117330701 gene encoding uncharacterized protein LOC117330701; amino-acid sequence: MEGNPWQPHHVQYQQPPPAHEEERLCNSREGTAVFGQAEGSQTEGLALRDPCLIRDDCDEQVETDNRSRQTQLPQMQNHLAGNEQQQLTVTEQNGLVPRNQRHVDLDQIVRSESFVDCPQTQEPPAPHVPVRPEVSTSFPVVSHAPHSSENRQNGHSLCNPQDSNTGRGRTRIDMALLTAPPPGQEEEETEAVDEFIVPILPIPMAIACCLMNFAAPGLGTIVAGMCMPCCGDAEEMSRRRKLCSGAAVVGVGFLQLLLTACFLVGWIWSAIWGLSLVGTSLDYYEKPQEVSSWRNRVSSARAQSDSTCGCFSRPLGSGRRRPRSNFIYPMRAPSDIDRDSPPPPYVMFATPPPSYSPPSPAVGANSNAGQLPTQDLPENNETPNLSSANRCAVCQKDFVTEEHRFSCRRCTDIVCGHCYTKRIPFQGGDCSIVCDVCYNEHLEMEAEMNDHI